The Saccharomyces paradoxus chromosome VI, complete sequence genome includes a window with the following:
- the CMK1 gene encoding calmodulin-dependent protein kinase CMK1 (Calmodulin-dependent protein kinase~similar to YFR014C): MDNKVSEKKDPSQQTEEDSEGKMAHVQPASYVNKKNYIFGKTLGAGTFGVVRQAKNTETGEDVAVKILIKKALKGNKIQLEALYDELDILQGLHHPNIVAFKDWFESKDKFYIITQLAKGGELFDRILKKGKFTEVDAVRILIEILSAVKYMHSQNIVHRDLKPENLLYIDRSDESPLVVADFGIAKRLKSDEELIYKPAGSLGYVAPEVLTQDGHGKPCDIWSIGVITYTLLCGYSAFRAERVQDFLDECTTGEYPVKFHRPYWDSVSDKAKQFILKALNLDPSKRPTAAQLLDDPWIICTELKTHDLLPGLKEGLDARQKFRNSVERVRLNMKIQKLRDLYLEQTESDSDFDEGSQSNGSAPSLKSMDTSQLSKKLSEEEQSKLKSELTSKAFAQLVNTVLAEKEKFLNINRVCSSDSDIAGSDRKPLDEAEATPSGKDTKTG; encoded by the coding sequence ATGGATAACAAAGTTtcagaaaagaaggatcCCTCACAACAAACAGAGGAGGATTCTGAAGGAAAAATGGCACACGTTCAGCCTGCTTCATAtgtgaataaaaaaaattatatttttgGGAAGACGTTGGGTGCTGGTACGTTTGGTGTGGTGAGACAAGCCAAAAATACTGAAACGGGAGAGGATGTGGCcgtgaaaattttgattaaGAAAGCATTAAAGGGAAACAAGATTCAGCTAGAAGCGTTATACGACGAATTAGATATTTTACAAGGACTACATCATCCAAACATAGTGGCATTTAAGGATTGGTTTGAATCAAAAGACAAATTCTACATCATCACGCAATTGGCCAAAGGTGGTGAATTGTTTGatagaattttgaaaaagggtAAGTTCACTGAGGTGGATGCTGTGAGAATTTTGATTGAGATTCTGAGCGCTGTTAAATATATGCATTCTCAGAATATTGTTCATAGAGATTTGAAACCGGAGAATTTACTGTATATAGATAGGAGTGACGAATCTCCACTGGTAGTTGCTGATTTCGGTATCGCAAAGAGATTGAAAAGCGATGAAGAACTCATCTACAAACCAGCAGGTTCGCTGGGCTACGTAGCTCCAGAGGTACTTACTCAGGATGGCCATGGTAAACCATGTGATATTTGGTCGATAGGTGTCATTACGTATACTTTGCTTTGCGGTTATTCGGCATTTAGAGCTGAAAGGGTTCAGGATTTCCTTGACGAATGCACAACCGGGGAGTATCCAGTGAAATTCCATAGGCCTTATTGGGATTCCGTTTCTGATAAAGCAAAGCAATTCATTTTGAAGGCCCTCAATCTGGATCCTTCAAAGAGACCAACTGCCGCACAACTATTAGATGATCCGTGGATAATTTGTACCGAATTGAAGACACATGATTTATTGCCTGGGTTAAAGGAGGGATTGGATGCACGTCAAAAATTCCGTAATTCTGTTGAAAGAGTCAGACTAAACATGAAGATCCAGAAATTAAGAGATCTGTATCTTGAACAGACGGAAAGTGATTCAGATTTTGACGAAGGGAGTCAATCAAACGGTTCAGCTCCTTCGTTGAAATCAATGGATACCAGTCAACTATCAAAGAAGCTATCAGAGGAAGAACAGTCCAAATTGAAATCCGAGTTAACTAGCAAAGCTTTTGCACAATTAGTTAACACAGTGCTTgcagaaaaggaaaaatttctaaatATCAACAGGGTCTGTAGTTCTGATAGTGATATCGCTGGCAGTGATAGAAAACCTTTGGATGAAGCGGAGGCGACACCAAGTGGAAAGGATACCAAAACAGGATAA
- the GSY1 gene encoding glycogen (starch) synthase GSY1 (Glycogen synthase~similar to YFR015C) gives MARDLQNHLLFEVATEVANRVGGIYSVLKSKAPVTVAQYGDNYTLLGPLNKATYESEVEKLDWEDESIFPEDLLPVQKTLMSMREKGVNFVYGNWLIEGAPRVILFELDSVRHFLNEWKADLWSLVGIPSPEHDRETNDAILLGYVVVWFLGELSKLDSSHAIIGHFHEWLAGVALPLCRKKRIDIVTIFTTHATLLGRYLCAAGDVDFYNNLQYFDVDQEAGKRGIYHRYCIERAAAHTADVFTTVSQITALEAEHLLKRKPDGILPNGLNVVKFQAVHEFQNLHALKKDKINDFVRGHFHGCFDFDLDNTVYFFIAGRYEYKNKGADMFIESLARLNYRLKVSGSKKTVVAFLIMPAKTNSFTVEALKSQAIVKSLENTVDEVTASIGKRIFEHTMRYPHNGLESELPTNLDELLKSSEKVLLKKRVLALRRPYGELPPVVTHNMCDDANDPILNQIRHVRLFNDSSDRVKVIFHPEFLNANNPILGLDYDEFVRGCHLGVFPSYYEPWGYTPAECTVMGVPSITTNVSGFGAYMEDLIETDQAKDYGIYIVDRRFKSPDESVEQLADYMEEFVNKTRRQRINQRNRTERLSDLLDWKRMGLEYVKARQLGLRRAYPEQFKELVGETISDANMNTLAGGKKFKIARPLSVPGSPKVRSNSTVYMTPGDLGTLQDANNADDYFNLSTNGGIDNDDDDNDTSAYYEDN, from the coding sequence ATGGCTCGTGACTTACAAAATCATCTACTGTTCGAAGTAGCAACAGAAGTAGCCAACAGGGTTGGTGGTATTTACTCTGTCTTGAAGTCCAAGGCTCCAGTTACTGTGGCACAATACGGAGACAACTATACGCTGCTTGGGCCTTTGAACAAGGCAACGTATGAAAGTGAGGTTGAAAAACTAGATTGGGAGGATGAAAGCATCTTCCCTGAAGACCTGTTGCCAGTCCAAAAGACTTTGATGTCAATGCGGGAAAAGGGTGTGAACTTCGTCTATGGCAATTGGTTGATTGAGGGGGCACCACGTGTCATTTTATTTGAACTGGATTCTGTAAGGCactttttgaatgaatGGAAGGCTGACCTATGGTCTCTCGTTGGGATTCCATCACCGGAGCATGATCGCGAAACAAACGATGCTATATTGTTGGGTTATGTTGTTGTGTGGTTCTTGGGAGAACTTTCAAAACTGGACAGTAGTCATGCCATCATTGGTCATTTCCATGAATGGCTGGCTGGTGTAGCCCTACCATTGtgtagaaagaaaagaattgaTATTGTGACGATTTTCACCACCCACGCTACTTTATTGGGTAGATACTTGTGTGCCGCTGGTGATGTTGATTTTTACAACAATTTACAGTACTTCGATGTAGACCAAGAAGCTGGTAAGAGAGGTATATATCATAGGTACTGCATTGAACGCGCTGCGGCTCATACTGCGGATGTTTTTACCACTGTGTCGCAAATCACCGCATTGGAAGCGGAGCATTTATTGAAGAGAAAACCTGACGGCATCTTGCCCAATGGATTGAACGTTGTCAAGTTCCAAGCCGTTCATGAATTCCAAAATCTGCATGCTctgaaaaaagacaaaattaATGATTTCGTTAGAGGCCATTTCCATGGCTGTTTTGACTTCGATCTAGACAACACcgtttatttctttatcgCTGGTAGATATGAATACAAAAACAAAGGTGCTGACATGTTCATTGAATCATTGGCTCGTCTCAATTACAGATTGAAAGTTTCTGGATCCAAAAAGACTGTGGTAGCGTTTTTGATCATGCCCGCCAAAACCAATTCTTTCACTGTGGAGGCATTAAAGAGTCAAGCCATTGTAAAGTCCTTAGAAAACACGGTTGATGAAGTCACCGCCTccattggaaaaagaattttcGAGCACACAATGAGATACCCTCACAATGGCCTAGAATCAGAGTTGCCCACTAATTTGGAtgaattgttgaaaagtTCTGAGAAGgttttgttgaagaaaagggtCTTGGCACTAAGAAGACCTTATGGAGAATTGCCTCCAGTAGTCACACATAATATGTGTGATGATGCTAACGATCCAATTTTAAACCAAATTAGGCATGTTAGGTTATTCAATGATTCGAGTGATCGTGTAAAAGTGATTTTCCATCCTGAATTCTTAAACGCCAATAACCCTATTCTTGGTTTAGACTATGACGAGTTTGTTCGTGGTTGTCATTTGGGTGTTTTCCCATCCTATTACGAACCATGGGGATACACACCAGCGGAATGTACCGTCATGGGTGTTCCATCAATCACAACAAATGTTTCCGGGTTTGGTGCCTATATGGAAGACCTGATTGAAACTGATCAAGCTAAAGACTATGGTATCTATATTGTAGACCGTCGTTTCAAGAGCCCTGATGAATCTGTGGAGCAATTAGCGGACTACATGGAAGAGTTTGTGAACAAAACCAGAAGACAAAGAATTAATCAAAGAAACAGAACCGAGAGATTATCTGACTTGTTAGACTGGAAAAGAATGGGGTTGGAGTACGTTAAGGCTAGACAGTTAGGTCTTCGTAGAGCCTATCCAGAGCAGTTTAAAGAATTGGTAGGTGAAACAATTAGTGACGCCAATATGAATACCCTTGCAGGTGGCAAGAAATTCAAGATTGCCAGACCTCTAAGTGTACCTGGATCTCCTAAGGTGAGATCCAATAGTACCGTTTACATGACCCCAGGCGATTTAGGTACGCTTCAAGATGCTAATAATGCAGACGATTATTTTAACTTGAGCACAAATGGAGGCATcgacaatgatgatgacgacaACGATACGTCTGCATACTACGAGGATAATTAA
- the IOC3 gene encoding Ioc3p (Subunit of the Isw1a complex~similar to YFR013W) — protein sequence MDSPSNSIPNSQQEAQGSSSTQFAKHDNDRVPMAVPSQTDQNVTVSQSSDNLRRSRRVPKPRTSIYDEYEEELKERANKPKRKRPAPPKKKPSSTQNSKSNDKVEKKKVTTIVKDGKPTLKANDKKVAPKPKPAHEQVEPALVPSNWTSVIPLLTSDFKNQYSVISRLKNPNMKPVPYAGDIIKLMAFINKFSSFFHSDLQNLSFQDFEVGLDLYPGDPKGNAAGIMKGTDDTPLLLYPDFMAIKDIVYCQDKMNLLFLTLLDLTFAEGFDGKSAKKKGPLTTWEDLKSSSKKVFSNPLYRLRLVAREWGYPREWRQQLPSDQDISKPRTALFEQDEQTPVVDPSHPEILTPNIYTWNTNEPLLLESDPLQNREIDKNGILALKPMDRIVLLRALTDWCASHSPAIHNEIYKLTHGKKDPVFGIQTQQVPRYAVEGVDNTMNQFKKLCTLIQSRYEIRSKKKHFVKQLKEGKKPDLSRKLEILKGIKADLKNVVKSEKDELLLSLYDKWVPLFEGELPDQPLANPFSERLYKLRLQEFFLGRVPHIGDFYMPRLHSYDESLEMSTFTDLRSLQALLSKFKNNEYSAFTLFENDGQSMSAQFKLFYHDTPSLAHDVAQGRNTSGKVYWYELCHDSATLLEFLDFLDYKISKPQDEKKEGNEKEKETSDSEAQTLEQKPTATTDSNPSMNTNPLPKDAKYNTARKKLQILKEFLSDYYFILRQFEQMKVQFADMKPGKRQLRRIQRQTVNYNTEYDSEEYVDDEEENEEVDIYDDDNENDSSFDDGRAKRQRT from the coding sequence ATGGATTCCCCATCCAATTCCATCCCAAATTCGCAGCAAGAAGCCCAGGGCAGCTCTTCCACACAGTTTGCTAAGCACGATAATGATCGCGTACCAATGGCTGTCCCTTCACAAACCGATCAAAACGTTACTGTTTCACAATCATCTGACAATTTAAGAAGATCAAGACGTGTTCCTAAACCAAGAACGAGCATTTATGATGAATATGAGGAAGAGCTTAAGGAAAGGGCAAACAAACCTAAGAGGAAGAGACCTGCACCTCCTAAGAAAAAGCCATCTTCCACACAAAACTCTAAATCAAACGATAAagtggagaaaaaaaaggtcaCCACAATTGTCAAAGATGGCAAGCCTACACTGAAGGCTAATGACAAAAAAGTGGCGCCGAAACCCAAGCCCGCCCATGAACAGGTAGAACCTGCCTTGGTTCCTAGCAATTGGACTTCAGTAATACCTTTGCTTACTTCTGATTTCAAGAACCAATATAGTGTCATATCTAGGTTAAAAAATCCTAACATGAAACCTGTACCATATGCTGGAGATATTATTAAGTTGATGGCATTCATAAATAAGtttagttcttttttccattcTGACCTACAAAATTTATCATTCCAAGATTTTGAAGTCGGGTTGGATTTATACCCTGGCGATCCTAAGGGGAACGCAGCTGGTATAATGAAGGGAACTGATGATACCCCCTTATTACTATATCCTGATTTTATGGCCATCAAGGACATCGTTTATTGCCAAGACAAAATGAACCTATTGTTCCTAACCTTGTTAGATCTAACATTTGCAGAAGGTTTTGATGGTAAAAgtgcaaaaaagaaaggcCCACTGACTACTTGGGAGGACCTAAAATCATCCTCCAAAAAAGTATTTTCTAATCCTCTTTATCGATTAAGACTGGTAGCTCGCGAATGGGGTTACCCACGAGAATGGCGTCAGCAGCTCCCTAGTGACCAAGATATCTCCAAACCTAGAACTGCTCtttttgaacaagatgAACAAACACCTGTGGTGGATCCCAGTCATCCGGAAATTTTAACGccaaatatatatacctgGAATACAAATGAGCCTCTTCTTTTAGAATCTGATCCCTTGCAGAATCGGGAAATAGACAAGAATGGAATTTTGGCACTCAAACCAATGGACCGTATTGTTTTGTTGAGGGCGTTAACTGATTGGTGCGCTTCTCACTCACCAGCTATCCATAATGAGATATACAAGTTAACTCATGGTAAAAAAGATCCCGTTTTTGGCATTCAAACACAACAAGTGCCAAGGTATGCAGTTGAAGGGGTAGATAATACCATGAATCAGTTTAAAAAACTTTGCACATTGATTCAGTCGAGGTACGAAATCAGAAGTAAGAAAAAGCATTTTGTCAAACAACTAAAAGAGGGTAAAAAACCAGATTTATCAAGAAAGCTAGAAATCTTGAAGGGAATTAAAGccgatttgaaaaatgtaGTGAAATCCGAAAAGGATGAACTTTTGTTATCACTGTACGACAAGTGGGTTCCATTGTTTGAAGGCGAACTGCCCGATCAGCCGTTAGCTAATCCTTTTTCGGAAAGGCTTTATAAATTGCGATTACAAGAGTTCTTCCTTGGTAGAGTTCCCCATATAGGTGATTTTTACATGCCAAGACTGCACAGTTATGACGAGTCACTCGAAATGAGTACCTTTACTGATCTGAGAAGCCTACAAGCATTGTTATcgaaattcaaaaataatgaatacAGCGCTTTTACACtgtttgaaaatgatggaCAATCGATGAGTGCACAATTCAAATTGTTTTACCATGACACACCATCGTTGGCGCATGATGTTGCGCAAGGCAGAAATACATCGGGGAAGGTTTATTGGTATGAATTATGTCACGATTCAGCAACACTGTTGGAGTTCTTGGACTTTTTGGACTATAAAATCTCTAAACCtcaagatgaaaagaaggagGGAAAcgagaaagaaaaagaaacatcGGATAGCGAAGCGCAAACGTTGGAGCAGAAACCTACTGCTACCACCGATTCTAATCCTTCCATGAATACTAACCCGCTGCCAAAAGACGCAAAATACAACACCGCGAGAAAGAAGCTACAGATATTAAAGGAATTTCTATCTGATTACTATTTCATTCTTCGTCAGTTCGAACAAATGAAAGTTCAATTTGCAGACATGAAGCCGGGCAAGAGACAATTGAGAAGAATACAGCGACAAACCGTGAACTATAATACGGAATATGATAGTGAAGAATATGtcgatgatgaagaagaaaacgagGAAGTTGATATttatgatgatgacaacgAGAACGATTCCTCTTTTGATGATGGAAGAGCTAAAAGGCAGCGCACCTAG
- a CDS encoding SUR7/PalI family protein (similar to YFR012W), with protein sequence MLNFKLILLLASFLQLISFSGFLICCLTSPIIRNLGLAQVGGVSYGAFGYCQALDSFSCSRVRLIYNASKVRLSGSSFERWWLGPKARHTIGELLISIPIATCMTFICFVVPLVFIFLFQSEGTNVSLIASNAILHILSLLSTIFACIVILLQFHPYTTWCGWLTLPCSFCSLLACILSVLSWINRRSQAEIIVKEASMENVDSLLKLYGTSQTSSAQSDKYSEATKSTDTSPSRQSVYDIASIFNDLPRTLDPNQDKLAITNQDERLPEINSSLKQAPSFIFFTPKLNGAQMFSGRHTGNQEFLSLDKIDITNLPVKQEDVKMPTEKKMENVLYYEGISSYSQNNYDPPWLFGVEAPQSANCFKIYSKKNYDLIEPPQYQLHQLKQSSNYQDQSEVPHNYFIPRHSRGRPVGHNHTNDRYNSRATPGNSEHFRQTLPQTYNIQNMLPRKYKPAYKQQAHCVKSNPQPAYTFH encoded by the coding sequence ATGTTAAATTTCAAACTGATTTTGCTGTTGGCCTCTTTCCTACAAttaatttccttttctggCTTTCTGATATGCTGTTTAACTTCACCAATAATCAGGAACTTGGGTTTGGCTCAAGTTGGTGGAGTTTCATATGGTGCCTTTGGTTACTGTCAAGCTTTGGATTCTTTTTCCTGCTCTCGAGTACGATTAATATATAACGCCTCGAAAGTAAGACTGTCTGGCTCTTCTTTTGAGCGTTGGTGGCTGGGTCCTAAAGCAAGGCACACAATAGGTGAACTTTTGATTTCGATACCGATTGCTACATGTATGACCTTCATTTGTTTTGTAGTTCCGTtagttttcatttttctcttccagAGCGAAGGAACTAATGTCTCACTTATTGCTTCCAACGCTATATTACACATACTGTCACTTTTGTCAACTATTTTTGCATGCATCGTAATTTTACTACAATTTCATCCTTATACGACCTGGTGTGGCTGGCTAACTCTTCCCTGTTCCTTCTGCTCATTATTGGCGTGCATTTTATCTGTTTTGAGTTGGATAAACCGGCGCAGTCAAGCAGAAATCATCGTCAAAGAAGCTAGCATGGAGAACGTAGATAGTCTCCTCAAACTATATGGAACAAGTCAAACATCAAGTGCTCAAAGTGATAAGTATTCAGAAGCAACCAAGAGTACTGACACGTCTCCCTCTAGGCAGTCCGTTTATGATATCGCAAGTATTTTCAATGATCTACCAAGGACCCTAGATCCTAATCAAGATAAACTGGCTATAACAAATCAAGATGAACGACTACCTGAAATTAATTCTTCATTGAAACAGGCGCCttcgtttattttttttactccAAAGTTGAACGGTGCACAAATGTTTTCTGGAAGGCATACTGGAAATCAAGAATTCTTATCCTTGGATAAAATTGATATAACCAATTTACCCGTAAAGCAAGAAGATGTGAAAATGCctactgaaaaaaaaatggaaaatgtTTTGTATTATGAGGGAATCTCAAGTTATTCACAAAACAACTACGATCCCCCTTGGTTATTTGGTGTCGAGGCTCCTCAATCGGCCAATTGCTTTAAAATATActcaaaaaagaactacGACCTCATAGAGCCCCCACAATATCAACTGCACCAACTGAAACAGTCAAGTAATTACCAAGATCAAAGTGAAGTTCCTCACAATTACTTTATTCCTCGGCATTCGCGAGGGAGACCAGTAGGACACAATCACACTAATGATCGCTACAACTCACGTGCTACTCCTGGTAACAGCGAACACTTCCGCCAAACATTGCCACAAACCTACAATATACAAAACATGCTGCCCAGAAAATACAAGCCCGCCTACAAACAACAGGCGCATTGCGTAAAGAGCAACCCACAGCCGGCCTACACTTTCCACTGA
- the MIC19 gene encoding Mic19p (Component of the MICOS complex~similar to YFR011C) translates to MGSTTSKVDAGAEKQQVYTPLTQIDFSQSLVSQLDSSKESDYVTKQNAEKFIEKKVAQRLSNLEVETLKKFEDTLNNSLLSDDDKDVVDGVSSNSLNSQIESLNKKLTLFDQLELQKLEKYGGAKGKSDNKKDNGNVSIKTKLTECLLANKGKPLNCYEEMEEFKKLVMG, encoded by the coding sequence ATGGGTTCAACCACTTCCAAAGTAGATGCTGGTGCAGAAAAACAACAAGTGTACACCCCGCTTACACAGATCGATTTTTCACAGTCTTTAGTTTCTCAATTGGATTCATCGAAGGAATCAGACTATGTCACAAAGCAAAATgcagaaaaattcattgaaaaaaaagttgcaCAAAGACTGTCTAACCTAGAAGTCGAAACGCTAAAGAAGTTTGAAGACACTTTGAACAATTCACTATTATCAGACGACGATAAGGATGTCGTTGATGGAgtatcatcaaattcattgaaCAGTCAGATTGAGTCATTAAACAAGAAATTAACATTATTCGACCAATTAGAGTTACAAAAGTTGGAGAAATACGGTGGTGCCAAGGGTAAATCtgataacaaaaaagacaaCGGCAATGTTTCTATAAAGACAAAATTGACTGAGTGTCTTTTGGCCAATAAGGGCAAACCATTGAATTGTTACGAGGAGATggaagaattcaaaaaactcGTTATGGgttga